A region from the Triticum aestivum cultivar Chinese Spring chromosome 3D, IWGSC CS RefSeq v2.1, whole genome shotgun sequence genome encodes:
- the LOC123074915 gene encoding probable WRKY transcription factor 46: MASAPPKGESFDFEDPRAQEAMGSASASCSPAGGVFGVSPPESSRRDSRKRRKDRPSWIKHTFTPHFDGHLWRKYGQKNIKDSAFPRLYYRCSYREDRQCLASKLVQQENHEDPPLFKVTYTYEHTCNTAPVPTPDVVAELPAPATGDALLLRFDSTGAGHRGAHRMEQERHYQQPAAPGSGWPSMMLSFDSNNRQHEQCTFPSELPPAASSSSFSTEGLPAPSSTTDGGDDGFSTWDSLRYGLNDHVHFGDHSYLPNSGNDGDDNY, from the exons ATGGCGTCAGCGCCTCCGAAGGGGGAGTCGTTTGACTTCGAGGATCCACGCGCGCAGGAAGCCATGGGATCTGCCTCCGCGTCCTGCAGCCCTGCCGGAGGCGTCTTCGGCGTCTCCCCGCCGGAGTCCTCGCGCCGCGACAGCCGAAAGAGAAG GAAAGACAGGCCTTCATGGATCAAACATACGTTCACACCTCATTTTGACGGTCACCTGTGGAGAAAGTACGGCCAGAAAAACATCAAGGACTCTGCCTTCCCAAG GCTTTATTACAGATGCTCTTACCGTGAAGACAGGCAATGCCTTGCCTCAAAGCTGGTGCAACAGGAGAACCACGAGGACCCACCACTGTTCAAGGTCACCTACACGTACGAGCACACGTGCAACACCGCGCCCGTCCCAACTCCCGATGTCGTGGCCGAGCTGCCGGCGCCGGCAACTGGCGACGCGCTCCTTCTGCGGTTCGACTCCACGGGCGCAGGCCACCGAGGCGCGCACCGGATGGAGCAGGAACGACATTACCAGCAGCCTGCGGCACCTGGGTCTGGGTGGCCGTCCATGATGCTGAGCTTTGATTCCAATAACCGTCAGCACGAACAGTGTACGTTCCCTTCCGAGCTGCCGCCAgctgcgtcgtcgtcgtcgttttcGACCGAGGGACTGCCAGCGCCGTCGTCTACAACCGATGGCGGAGACGACGGGTTCTCGACGTGGGACTCGTTGAGATACGGATTAAATGACCATGTGCACTTCGGCGACCATTCGTATCTCCCAAACAGTGGTAATGATGGTGACGATAACTACTGA